Below is a window of Streptomyces genisteinicus DNA.
GGCTCCCTCCGCCGGCCCGCAGGACGCCCGCCGGGTGGCCGGCGCCCCGGGCCGCGCGGTCGTGGGAGTCTCCGGCACCGGTGCGGGGGCGTCGCCCGGCAGCAGTACGAGGCGCTTCCTCGACCGGGTCCACGACGAGGCCCACCGCGTCCGCATGCAGGGCTCGATGGCCATGGACCTGGTGGGCGTGGCGGACGGCTGGCTGGACGCCTGTGTGTGCGTCGCACCCAAGCCGTGGGACGTCGCGGCCGGGGTGGCGCTGTGCCGCGACCGGGGACGGGAGGCGCTCGGGGCGGACGGCATGCCCTTCACCTTCGACTCGCCGCTTCTGGCGGCGGGCGCGCCGGAAGTGGCCCGGCGGCTCGTGGAGCTGTGGGCAGACTGAGCAACGGCGCGCGACGGGTGCGGCAGAGGGAGGCCGGAGAATGCGCCGTCCCCGCAGCCGTCCGGGTGATGCGGTGGCACGTGCGGTTCGCGGGAGCGGTGTCCGGCACTCGTCGCGGTCCGTGTACGCGGCGGCGGCGTACGCGGTGTTCGATGGACGGTACGCATCGCGTGGCGTGACGATGAACCGGAGCGGCCGGCGGTTCGGCGGCACGGGCACGGGAGGTGGCCGCAGGTGGCCTACGAGCACACGGGTGGTGTCGGGGACGGTGTCGCGGGACCCACACAGGGGTCCGGGGGGCAGCCGGAGGTCTCGGACAGTCTGCGCACCTTCGGTGCGGTCGTCCAGGCGCTGCGCGAGCACGCGGGCCTGAGCCGCGAGGAGTTCGGCAGCCTGATCAGCTACTCGAAGCACACCGTCGCTTCGGTCGAACTGGGCCGGCGGATGCCGGACACCGACTTCGTGGAGCGCGCGGAACCGCATCTCGGCAACACGGGAGCGCTGCGCAGGGCCGCTCCCCACCTGTCACGGCAGGCCGGGCTGGCCAGTTGGTTCCGGCAGTGGGCGCGGCTGGAGGCGCAGGCGGTGACGCTGTGGACGTACGAGTGCCGGGTCGTGCCCGGTCTGCTCCAGACGGAGGCGTACGCGCGGGCGGTGACCGACAGTGTGCCACCGGTCAAGGACGAGCAGCAGGTCGCCGAACAGGTCGCGGCCAGGCTGGAACGTCAGCGGCTTTTCGACCGCAGGCCGCCGATCGCCTTCAGCTTCATCGTCGAACAGGCTCTCGTCGAGCGGGGCACGGGCGGTCCAGCGGTGACGCGGGGAGTGCTCGACGGCCTCCTGGAGCGCTCGTCGCAGTTCAACGTCGAGGTGCAGATCATGCCGCGGCACCAGCCCGACCACGCGGGCTTCGACGGGCCGTTGATGCTCCAGGAGTCCGTGAGCAACAAGTGGTCCGGCTATGCGGAAGGCCAGCGCGGCGGGATGCTGATCATGGACCCGAAGGAGGTCAGCATCATGCTCCAGCGGTATGCGAGACTGCGCTCGCAGGCCCTCACCCCCGAGGACTCCAGGCGCCTGCTGAAGCAACTGCGAGGAGCGCTATGAGCAGCACCGACGAACGGGTCTGGTTCAAGAGCAGCTACAGCGGTTCCGACGGTGACGCGTGTGTCGAGGTCGCCCGGGGCGCGCGGGCGGTCCACGTCCGGGACTCAAAGGACCGGCAGAGCCCCGAACTCGCGCTGTCCGCCGCCTCGTGGGCCGACTTCGTCGCCTACGCAGCGCGGGGCTGACCCGGACCCGGTACTCCCGCGGCGGCCCGCACGGGATCTGCCGCGCCCCGCGTGGTGGCGGTCGGCGGCCTCAGCCGGTGGGGCCGCTCACCGCTGGAGGCCGTTCACCCGGTACTGCGTCACCCGGTAGTCCTGGGCGCCGTACCACTGGCTGACGGTCAGGTGGAGGTCGTCGAAGGTCGAGCCGGGGACGACGAAGCCCCCGTACGGGCTCGCCACCGCGTTGCCCGTCTCCTGCCCGGGGACGGTGGGGACGATCATGGTCTGTTCCGGTGCGGTGAAGAGGTTCGAGGTCGGCAGGGCGAAGATCTGGGCCCGGATGTCCAGCGGGCTCATGTTGAGCCAGCTGAGCACGTACCTGCCGCCCATCGCGCGGAAGCAGATCTCGCCCCACCGGCGGGCGCGCGTGACCGAGGTCGGCGGGTTGCCCCAGGCCCAGCGGCCGCCCGCCCAACCCCAGGGCTGATAGGCCGCGGGGTCTCCGAGCGCGTGCTGGGGCACCCGGTGGAGCAGCAGGCCGGAGACGGTCTCCCGGTTGAAGGCGGTCGACAGGACGTAGCACCAGCCGTCGTCCGCGACCGCGTAGGTCTTCTGCTGGAACTGCCCGCCGTGGATGTTGCCCGGCCACTGGCAGAGGTAGTGCCATGTCGCGCCGTTGTCGTCCGACCGCCAGAAGTCGGTGTGGTGGGTCCGGTGGATCACACCGCGCATCAGGTGCATGTACATCGTCGGCCCGACCGTGAACACGTCGGAGGGGAGGGCGGTCGTGCCGCCCGTGTGGCCCTCCGGGACCAGGCCGACGGCGCGTGAGCCCCCCACGGCGCTGTCGACGAGGAGCGCCCCGGGCGCCGCGTTCGACGAGCGCAGCCCCACGGGCGAGCGCCAGTCGGGGCCGCCCACTCCGCCGCCGTCGAAGGTGTCGCCGCAGACCAGGAGCACCGACCCGTCGGGGCAGCGCGCCGGGATGCCCAGGTCGGTCCACGGCGCGGCGAACCGGCCGGTCTGCGCGGGTCCGGTGAGGTCGCGCACCTTCGTGCCGGTGACGCCGGTGATGCCGGTGGTGCGGACAGTGCCGGCAGTGCTGGCGGTGCCGGTGGCGCGCGGAGCTGCGCTCGCGCCGGGGACGGCGAGACCCGGGACCGCCGCCGAGAGCCCGCCGGCCGTGACGGTGCGCAGCAGGGCCCGGCGGCTCGGGCCGGTGCCGGTGCCGGTGGGGGACGGGGCGGACCCGTTCCCGTGGTGGGCGGGGCGGCGCGGCGGCGGTTGCTGCATGACGGGCTCCCGGTGCGTGGACGACGACGGCGGGTGAGCGGTCAGGCCTTGCGGAGACGGGCGACGATCCCGTCCAGGTCGCGGCGGAACAGGTCGGTGCGGACGAAGTGACCGCCCGGCACCTCGTGCCACTCGTGCGGTATCCCCGCCGCGCCGAGCACACCCCGGAACTCCCGCTGCCCCGCGAGGACCTGTGTCTCGTTGACGGTGTCGAACCAGTTGACCGGGTCCGGGCTGGTGCCCGCGACCAGGAACACCCGCTTGTGCCGGTAACTCTCCACGCGCTGCACCGGGTTGTCGGCGCTCACCCGCGCCTCGTCCCACAGCGGGGCGCCGTAGACCGTCGCCCCGCCCAGCTCGACCGCGGCCGAGGAGAGGTTGGCCCAGTGGGTGACGAGCCCGCCGTCGCGGCGCAGGCTGGCCGGACCGGAGTGGGAGCTGACCGAGGCGAAGTGGCCGTAGTACTTGGCGGCGTACTTCAGCGCGCCGAAGCCGCCCATCGAGAAGCCGGAGACGGCCCGGCCGTCGTACTCCGCGTAGGTGCGGAAGTTGGCGTCGATCCACGGCAGCAGCTGGGCGATGTGGAAGGTCTCCCAGTCGCGGGGGCCGACGTTGGAGCCGACCGGGTTGGAGTACCAGCCCGCGTGGCCCCCGTCCGGCATCACGACGATGAGCGGCTTGCCCGCCGTCCAGGCGCGGATGCCCATCCGGTCGAAGGTGATGAAGTCCTGGTCGGTGCCGCCTCCGTGGAACAGGTACAGCACCGGGTACCGGCGGCCCGACGTGTGGTAGCCGTCCGGGAGCAGCACGTTGACGCCCGGGTTCCAGCCGATGGCGGAGGTGGCGAAGCGGTAGTAGCGCATCCGGGGATCGGCCTCGCCCCGGTCCACGATGCGCAGTCCGTGCCCGTCGCCGACGGCGTGGGCGGCGCCGGCCGAGGCCAGGACGCCTCCGGTGCCGAGGGCGCTCGCCGCGGTGAGCCCGGCCGCGGCCCTCATGACGTTCCTGCGGGTGGGGTGGTGGGTGCTCAACGTGACCTCCGTGGACGGGACGGGCGGGGTGACCGGATGCCGGCCGGGCGGCGTGGGCGGCGGTGACCGGCCGCCTGCGCGCGGGCGCTCTCGCGGGCGGGGCCCGCGGGACGGCGCCCCGGCTGCCAGCCTGTGGGTCCCGCGGAGTGGGGTGCAAGCCGCGTAAGCCCAGGCTTACGGGCCGGCGGGGACGGCCGGTCCGGCGCCGGAGTCCGGGCCCTCGGCCGCGAGGAGACCGCGTCCCTCGGCCGTCGCGAAGTGGAACGCCCGCCCCGCCGTGCGGACGGTGGTGACGAGGCCCGCGTCGCGCAGCACGTTCATGTGCTGGCTCACCGCGGGGTGCGTCACCCGGAGCATCCGGGCGGCCTCCACGGTGGAGCAGCCGTTGCGGGCGGCCCGCAGCAGTTCGGCGCGGGTCCGGCCGAGGAGGAGGCCGAGACGGTCCTGCGCCGGCGGCCGTGCCGACGGCGAGGCCCAGTCGTCGGTGTGGTGGATCGGGTGGACGAGAACGGGGGGCAGCGCCCCGTCCGCCAGGGTGGTAGGGGCGGGCCAGCAGAAGAAGGACGGCTGGAGCACGAGCCCCCGTCCGCCGAGGCGCAGCTGCTGACCGGCGGGGCAGGCGACCTCCAGGACGGGCGGGCGCCAGCGGGCGTGGGGGCGCAGACTCGCGAGCAGCGCCTCGGTGCCGCCGTCCATCAGGCTCTTCAGCCGGTGGGCCCGGTCCGCCTCGACAGCGCTGCGGACGTGCCGCCAGTGCGGGACGAGGACGTCCTCCTGGTAGGAGTGGATGGCGTCCCCCAGGTGTGCCAGGGCCTCCGTGTCCCCCTGCGCGAGCGCACGGGTCCAGTCCGGCAGCCGCCTGGACCGTGCGAGCAGCGTCAGCTCCGTGCGCAGCCGGCCGAGCGGCGTCGCGAGCAGGGCGTCCACGGCGGCCTGGAGGGTGTCGTGGTCCCCGGCGGTCGGGGTGAGGAAGTCGGGGGAGTAGCCGTGCGGCGGCAGCAGCGCGGAGAGCAGCCGCCGGCTCTCCGGCAGCCTCGACCGCACCCACCGGCGCCAGTCGCCGAAGACCCTTTCCCCGTCGCGCCGTTGCAGCGTCTGCACGCTGTTGGTGATCTCCCACAGGAAGTCCGGGCCCTTGGCGACCCGGACGCGCGTCATGTCCTCGGGCGTGAAGTGGATCCGCAGCATGGGCGCTCCAGCGGGAGACGGGGGCTGTGGGCGGGCCGGTGGGGCCCGCGGGTGTCCGCGGCCCGTCGGCGGAGCCCGCGGCGGCCGCCCGTCGACGGGCGGCCGCCGCGGGGCGGAATCCGAGTGCTCAGCAGGCCTGCTGGGGGCCCGAGTTGAGGGTGCCGACCCGCCCGATGACCGTCTCGTCGCCGAGGCCGGCGCCCGCGCCCCGGGCGATGTAGCAGGAGTACTTGGTCCGGTTGATCACTTCGAGGTGGATGTGGGCGCCGGTGTTGCCGTTGACCTGGTAGCAGGAGGAGTAGCGGAACCTGCCGGTCTGGCCGAGCCGGGTCCAGGGGCCCACGGTGGCGCCGACCGTGATCGAGGCGGGCTTCTGGTCGACGTGCATGACGTCGGCGCGGCCCACGACCGTCCCCGTCGAGTCGTCGCGGGCCTCCAGGCCGATGCGCCAGCCGCCGTCGGCGAGATTGCCGGTGGCGCAGCCCGGGGTGACGGTCACCACCCGTACGGTCACCGGGCCGCCGGCGGAGGTCTTGCTGCCGAACGGGGACACCACCGTGGCGCCGGGGTTCTGGTAGATGTCGACCGACCAGTCGTTGAGATAGCCCCAGTTGGAGAAGACGCGGTGGTGCGAGGAGGGCGGCGTCTGGCCGAACCGGTTCCAGATCGACGCGCCCTGGATGGGTGGGTAGACGGCGATGGTGGCGGCGGCCAGCGGCCGGACCTCCTGGCCGCCGGCGGGCCGGCCCGCCTCGGTTCCCGCGTCCTTCGCCAGGGCGGCGGGGGCGGTCAGCAGGGCGGTGGTGGCGGCCATGGTGCAGGCGATGGCCCATCGCGCATGGCGGAGCATTCCCATGAGGGCTCCCGGTGGGTGGGGGGAGAGGCGGGGCGCCAGTCAACCACCGGGACGGGGGTGGCGCCAGGGTGCGTCGAGAGGGTAGCTGCGGTCAACTCGCCTTTATGCGGGACGAGTTGACCGCAGGTCGGTCGGCTGCGGTCGCGGTGGCCGTTCGTCGGTGCTCAGCACGCCCCCCGCGTGGTGCCCGGCCTCGGGCGCCACGCCTGCTGGAGGCGCCACCGGCCGCCGTGCCGCTTCACGAGGTGGGCGACGGTTCCGGCAGACGTGTGATGAGGCACGGGCCGGGAGGCTGCGTCGGCGTGAACGGCGTGAACGGCGTGAACGGCCTGGACTGTCGGAACGGTCGGAAAGGTCAGAACGAGGTCCAGGTGAAGGCGACCTGGTCGCCGTGCTCGATCTCGAACTGGCAGCCGCCCACCGGGGTGGGCGTGCCGTTCACGGAGATGTTCCAGTAGGCCGACGGGCCGCCGCTGACGCCCTTCACGGTGTCCACGGAGAAGTCGTCGAACGAGGCGTACCAGGCGCCGTCCCAGGTGAAGCCGTTGCGCTTCGCCGCGTGGTCCAGGGCGGCCGTGGGCGTGGGCACCTTCGTGGCGTGCGCGCCGCCGTTGGTGCCGTCGCACTTGTGGGTGCCGCCGGTCGCGGTGGTCACGTCGTGCCCCCAGGTGAAGATCTTCTTCTCGAACAGCAGGCCGTCCGGCCCCTGGACGGTGACGGTGACTCTCACCGGGGCGTTGGTGAACGCCTGCGCGGACGCGTGGGTGTCCGCCTGCACGGCGGGGGCGGCGGTCAGCGTGAGGCCGAGCACGGCGGTCGTGGCGGCGGCACGGCGGAGCAGTGTGGAGCGCATGGGGAATCCTCTCGACGGTGTGTCGGTGTGTCGGTGTGTCGGTGTGTCGGTGTGTCGGTGGTGCGGTGCTGCGGTGTGGTGCGCGTCCGGCGGCGGGACGCCGCCGGACGGGTTCAGCCGGCCGCGGAGTCCGGACCGGTCCCGGAGCGCGGCGCGAATCGGACCGGTGCCTGGAACCTCGCCTTGCGGGCGGCGCGGCGGAAGACGGTGAGGACGGCGGGGCCGGCCAGGGTGATGCACACGAAGTTGGTGACGGCCCGGCCGGTGTCCCAGCCCAGCGAGGTCGCCACGTCGAAGGCGAGGTAGCGCTGGAACTGCTCGGTGAACGGCAGACCGGGCAGATAGGCGATCGAGCTGTTCGGGTCGAGGGAGAACGGCCAGAAGGACAAGTTGAGCAGGAAGCCGAACAGATAGCCGGACAGCGATCCGTAGAAGGCCAGCAGCATGACCTCCCGGCGGCCGGTCGCCCGGGGCAGGTATCCGGCGAGCATGCCGACGAAGGCGCAGCCGAACATCTGGTACGGCATCCACGGGCCGACCCCGCCGGTGATCAGCGCGGAGGCGAACAGCGAGGTGCAGCCCAGGGTGAAGCCGAAGCCCGGCCCGTACACCCGGCCCGCGAGGACCAGGATGAAGAACACCGTCTCGATCCCGGCCGTGCCCGCGCCGAGCGGACGGATCGCCGCGTTGACGGCGGAGAGCACGCCGAGCATCGCGAGCGCCTTGGAGTCGATCCCGCCCTCGGCGATCTCCGAGATCACCACGCAGAGCACGATCACCAGCAGCACGCCGAAGATCAGCGGCGGGGCGTAGTGGGACCCGAACGTCCCCGGGGCGACCAGGAACGGCCAGAAGAACGCGACGACGCCGAGGAAGGCCGCCATGGCGATGACGGCCCCCGCACGGGGGCGGATGCGGATGGCCGCCGCGGGACGGTTCACGCGGGACCTCCCGCGGTCCCGGTGGGCGCCGCGCCCCCGTGCGCCTCGTCCGCGGGCCGGGCGTGTCCGGCGGGCCCCCCGGTCCCGGTCCCGGTTCCGGATTCGGCCGCGTTCCCGTTCCCGGCGTCCGCCGCGGCCGGGGCGGGGAGGACGGCGGTCAGCTGGTCGACCGTCAGGAAGGGCAGCGGGGCGAGGATCTTCGCCGTCTGCGGGGCGAAGACAGGGGAGGCGACGATGACCTCCTCCGTCGGGCCGTCCGCCACGATGTCCCCCTCCGCCATCACGACCACCCGGTCCGCCGCGCGGGCGACGAACTCCACGTCGTGCGTGGAGATCACCACCGCCCGGCCCTCCGCCGCGAGCCGGTCCACGATGCGGATCAGCTCCAACTTCGCCCGGTAGTCCAGGCCGCGCGTGGGCTCGTCCAGCAGCACCACCCGGGGTGCGGCGGCCAGTTGGATCGCCAGCACCAGGGCGAGCTTCTGGCCCTCCGAGAGGTCGCGCGGGTGGGTGGTGTCCGGGATGCCGGGCGCCAGCTGGTCCAGCAGGGACCGGGCAGTGCCGCGGGCGGGCACCTCCGACTCCGCGTCCGCCTGGTCGAGTTCCTGCTTGACGCTCTCCAGGTAGAGCAGGTCCGTCGGCGTCTGCGGCACCAGGCCGACGAGCCGCCGGGCCTCCGTCGCCGGGAGCTTGCGCGGATCGGGCCCCGCCGCCCCGTCCTCGGTCCCGACGGCCACCGAGCCGGCCTTGCGCGGCCCCGAGCCCTGGAGCGCCCACAGCAGCGAGGACTTCCCGGAGCCGTTGCGCCCCATCAGGGCGGTGACCTCCCCGCCGCGCAGCGCGATGTCGACCTCCCGTACGGCGGGGACGCCGTGGTACGCCACGGTCACCTTGCGGGCGGTGAGCAGGGTCTCCCGGTCCGGGGCGGGTGCCGGGCGGGCCGGCGGGGGCGTCACGCCCGCCAGCGCGGTGCGCAGCGGTGCGGCGGCCCGGCGGGCGTCGCGGACGGACAGGCGCAGCGGGGACCAGCCGGCGGCCCGGCCGAGTTCCACGATGGGCGGCGCGATGGACGAGGTGCGGAAGACGTCCGCGGGGCCGCCCGTCACGACGCGGCCGTCGCCCGGCAGGTGGATGACCCGGTCGGCGTACTGCACGACGCGTTCCAGGCGGTGTTCGGCGAGCAGCACCGTCACGCCGAGGTCGTGCACCAGGCGGGTGACCGCGGACAGCACCTCCTCGGCCGCCGTGGGGTCGAGGGCGGAGGTGGGCTCGTCGAGGACCAGGATCCGGGGGTGGGCGGTGAGCACGGAACCGATCGCGACGCGCTGCTGCTGTCCGCCGGACAGTTCGTACAGCGCGCGGTGGCGCAGATCGGCGAGGCCGAGCAGGTCGAGGGTCTCCTCGACCCGTTTGCGCATGGTCGCCGGCGGCACGGCCAGCTGCTCCATGGAGTAGGCGAGTTCCTCCTCGACGGTGTCGGTGACGAAGCCGTCGAGCGGGTCCTGGCCCACGACGCCCACCACGTCGGCCAGTTCACGCGGCGGGTGGTCGGCGGTGTCGCGGCCGTCCACGGTCACACGGCCGTGCAGGGTGCCGCCGGTGAAGTGGGGGACGAGCCCGTTCACCGCGCCGAGCAGGGTGGACTTGCCGACGCCGGTGTGGCCGACGACGAGGCAGAGCTCGCCCT
It encodes the following:
- a CDS encoding helix-turn-helix domain-containing protein, with amino-acid sequence MAYEHTGGVGDGVAGPTQGSGGQPEVSDSLRTFGAVVQALREHAGLSREEFGSLISYSKHTVASVELGRRMPDTDFVERAEPHLGNTGALRRAAPHLSRQAGLASWFRQWARLEAQAVTLWTYECRVVPGLLQTEAYARAVTDSVPPVKDEQQVAEQVAARLERQRLFDRRPPIAFSFIVEQALVERGTGGPAVTRGVLDGLLERSSQFNVEVQIMPRHQPDHAGFDGPLMLQESVSNKWSGYAEGQRGGMLIMDPKEVSIMLQRYARLRSQALTPEDSRRLLKQLRGAL
- a CDS encoding DUF397 domain-containing protein, which encodes MSSTDERVWFKSSYSGSDGDACVEVARGARAVHVRDSKDRQSPELALSAASWADFVAYAARG
- a CDS encoding DUF4185 domain-containing protein; amino-acid sequence: MQQPPPRRPAHHGNGSAPSPTGTGTGPSRRALLRTVTAGGLSAAVPGLAVPGASAAPRATGTASTAGTVRTTGITGVTGTKVRDLTGPAQTGRFAAPWTDLGIPARCPDGSVLLVCGDTFDGGGVGGPDWRSPVGLRSSNAAPGALLVDSAVGGSRAVGLVPEGHTGGTTALPSDVFTVGPTMYMHLMRGVIHRTHHTDFWRSDDNGATWHYLCQWPGNIHGGQFQQKTYAVADDGWCYVLSTAFNRETVSGLLLHRVPQHALGDPAAYQPWGWAGGRWAWGNPPTSVTRARRWGEICFRAMGGRYVLSWLNMSPLDIRAQIFALPTSNLFTAPEQTMIVPTVPGQETGNAVASPYGGFVVPGSTFDDLHLTVSQWYGAQDYRVTQYRVNGLQR
- a CDS encoding alpha/beta hydrolase — translated: MSTHHPTRRNVMRAAAGLTAASALGTGGVLASAGAAHAVGDGHGLRIVDRGEADPRMRYYRFATSAIGWNPGVNVLLPDGYHTSGRRYPVLYLFHGGGTDQDFITFDRMGIRAWTAGKPLIVVMPDGGHAGWYSNPVGSNVGPRDWETFHIAQLLPWIDANFRTYAEYDGRAVSGFSMGGFGALKYAAKYYGHFASVSSHSGPASLRRDGGLVTHWANLSSAAVELGGATVYGAPLWDEARVSADNPVQRVESYRHKRVFLVAGTSPDPVNWFDTVNETQVLAGQREFRGVLGAAGIPHEWHEVPGGHFVRTDLFRRDLDGIVARLRKA
- a CDS encoding winged helix-turn-helix domain-containing protein; protein product: MLRIHFTPEDMTRVRVAKGPDFLWEITNSVQTLQRRDGERVFGDWRRWVRSRLPESRRLLSALLPPHGYSPDFLTPTAGDHDTLQAAVDALLATPLGRLRTELTLLARSRRLPDWTRALAQGDTEALAHLGDAIHSYQEDVLVPHWRHVRSAVEADRAHRLKSLMDGGTEALLASLRPHARWRPPVLEVACPAGQQLRLGGRGLVLQPSFFCWPAPTTLADGALPPVLVHPIHHTDDWASPSARPPAQDRLGLLLGRTRAELLRAARNGCSTVEAARMLRVTHPAVSQHMNVLRDAGLVTTVRTAGRAFHFATAEGRGLLAAEGPDSGAGPAVPAGP
- a CDS encoding DUF4430 domain-containing protein, which translates into the protein MRSTLLRRAAATTAVLGLTLTAAPAVQADTHASAQAFTNAPVRVTVTVQGPDGLLFEKKIFTWGHDVTTATGGTHKCDGTNGGAHATKVPTPTAALDHAAKRNGFTWDGAWYASFDDFSVDTVKGVSGGPSAYWNISVNGTPTPVGGCQFEIEHGDQVAFTWTSF
- a CDS encoding ECF transporter S component gives rise to the protein MAAFLGVVAFFWPFLVAPGTFGSHYAPPLIFGVLLVIVLCVVISEIAEGGIDSKALAMLGVLSAVNAAIRPLGAGTAGIETVFFILVLAGRVYGPGFGFTLGCTSLFASALITGGVGPWMPYQMFGCAFVGMLAGYLPRATGRREVMLLAFYGSLSGYLFGFLLNLSFWPFSLDPNSSIAYLPGLPFTEQFQRYLAFDVATSLGWDTGRAVTNFVCITLAGPAVLTVFRRAARKARFQAPVRFAPRSGTGPDSAAG
- a CDS encoding ABC transporter ATP-binding protein, yielding MITFDQVSVHYEDASEPVLRDVDLTVEEGELCLVVGHTGVGKSTLLGAVNGLVPHFTGGTLHGRVTVDGRDTADHPPRELADVVGVVGQDPLDGFVTDTVEEELAYSMEQLAVPPATMRKRVEETLDLLGLADLRHRALYELSGGQQQRVAIGSVLTAHPRILVLDEPTSALDPTAAEEVLSAVTRLVHDLGVTVLLAEHRLERVVQYADRVIHLPGDGRVVTGGPADVFRTSSIAPPIVELGRAAGWSPLRLSVRDARRAAAPLRTALAGVTPPPARPAPAPDRETLLTARKVTVAYHGVPAVREVDIALRGGEVTALMGRNGSGKSSLLWALQGSGPRKAGSVAVGTEDGAAGPDPRKLPATEARRLVGLVPQTPTDLLYLESVKQELDQADAESEVPARGTARSLLDQLAPGIPDTTHPRDLSEGQKLALVLAIQLAAAPRVVLLDEPTRGLDYRAKLELIRIVDRLAAEGRAVVISTHDVEFVARAADRVVVMAEGDIVADGPTEEVIVASPVFAPQTAKILAPLPFLTVDQLTAVLPAPAAADAGNGNAAESGTGTGTGGPAGHARPADEAHGGAAPTGTAGGPA